The bacterium genome segment GAGCAACGACTTCATGGGCCAGGAGCCGGGCACCCCCGCGGAGATCCGCGCCTTCTGCGACGCGAAGTACCAGGTGACCTTCCCGCTCTTCGAGAAGGTGGCGGTCAAGGGCGACGCCAAGTGCGACCTCTACCGCTTCCTGACCGCGGGCGGCCTCGAGGAGCCGACCTGGAACTTCACCAAGTACCTGATCGGCCGCGACGGCCGCGTCATCGCCCGCTTCGGCCCCCGCACCGCTCCCGATGACCCAGAGCTCCGCGCTGCTATCGACGCGGCCCTGTCTTCTCAATAGTTCTGGCTGCCCCATTGTCCCTACCCATGCAGTGTTGCGACTCGGATCCACACATCCTGTGGTGACAGGGGTGTCCTGCAGGCCCTGGAGCCAGGATGGCGGAAGGGCCGGAAGGCCAAGCAAGTCGGGCACAGGATGTGCCCGACGAGCGTCCCCTGTCACGTCAGGATCTGCGGATCAGAGTCGAAGAGCGGCGTCGATGGCGGCGCGGAGCTCGGGGGCGTCGGGAGCGGTGCGGGGGCCGAAGCGGGCGATGACGCGGCCGTCGCGGCCGA includes the following:
- a CDS encoding glutathione peroxidase; its protein translation is MKTRTLAGEPASLDVYKGKVVLVVNTASKCGLTPQYEGLEKLHRELGGAGFAVLGFPSNDFMGQEPGTPAEIRAFCDAKYQVTFPLFEKVAVKGDAKCDLYRFLTAGGLEEPTWNFTKYLIGRDGRVIARFGPRTAPDDPELRAAIDAALSSQ
- a CDS encoding glutathione peroxidase — its product is GRDGRVIARFGPRTAPDAPELRAAIDAALRL